One Coriobacteriia bacterium DNA segment encodes these proteins:
- the fetB gene encoding iron export ABC transporter permease subunit FetB, translating to MTDAVGGVTVIGPWQLALATLFVVFVGVVSVRLSLGITKDLAIATVRTYVQLLALGFVLRWVFGIESPWLVIGLLLVMVLMAARILVERSPDAPSGIFGSAFLSMALTTFIVTFTVTGVILQVEPWYLPQYVIPLAGMVIGNSMTGIALSIERLFADLDARSDEILALTALGATPWEAAHSAIRLALRAGLIPTINAMAAVGLVSIPGMMSGQILAGADPVTATGYQIVVMLMVAAATALGSVVALLLTYRRRFTAEGVFLEKGFREDG from the coding sequence GTGACAGACGCGGTCGGTGGTGTGACGGTGATCGGTCCGTGGCAACTCGCTCTCGCGACGCTGTTCGTGGTGTTCGTGGGCGTGGTGTCGGTCCGACTTTCGCTCGGCATCACAAAGGACCTCGCGATCGCGACCGTACGCACCTACGTCCAACTGCTCGCACTCGGCTTCGTGCTGCGCTGGGTGTTCGGCATCGAGTCGCCCTGGCTCGTCATCGGGCTGCTGCTCGTCATGGTTCTCATGGCGGCGCGCATCCTTGTAGAGCGAAGTCCCGATGCGCCGTCCGGAATCTTCGGCAGCGCGTTTCTCTCGATGGCGCTGACGACGTTCATCGTCACATTCACGGTCACCGGCGTGATCCTGCAGGTCGAGCCGTGGTACCTGCCCCAGTACGTCATCCCGCTCGCCGGTATGGTCATCGGCAATTCGATGACCGGCATCGCGCTGTCGATCGAGCGCCTGTTCGCGGATCTCGATGCTCGCAGTGATGAGATTCTCGCGCTCACGGCACTCGGCGCGACTCCGTGGGAGGCGGCTCACTCGGCGATTCGACTTGCCTTGCGTGCGGGCCTGATCCCCACCATCAACGCGATGGCGGCGGTTGGGCTCGTTTCGATTCCCGGGATGATGTCGGGACAGATTCTCGCCGGGGCCGATCCGGTGACTGCGACCGGCTACCAGATCGTGGTCATGCTGATGGTCGCGGCGGCGACGGCCCTGGGGAGTGTCGTCGCGTTGCTGCTCACGTATCGCAGGCGCTTCACCGCCGAAGGCGTCTTCCTGGAGAAGGGCTTCCGAGAGGACGGCTGA
- a CDS encoding ATP-binding cassette domain-containing protein, with amino-acid sequence MFDARGLVASMPTESGRARVLDGASLSVAAGELVDVVGPSGCGKSTLLRALARLLPGATGELSLDGVRADQMTPAAWRLQVALVPQVPALLYGDVASNLLLPWTLRARHAGERPANAGLREALDAVGLADIALDRDSSRLSVGQAARVALARVALTSPRVLLLDEPDAALDDASTEAVTALTRAFVERGGAVVRVRHHRADGLANRRLRLSGGTLSLEAGDGA; translated from the coding sequence TTGTTCGACGCACGAGGACTTGTGGCGTCGATGCCGACGGAGTCGGGTCGTGCGCGCGTGCTCGATGGGGCGTCACTGTCGGTTGCGGCCGGTGAACTCGTAGATGTCGTTGGTCCCTCGGGGTGCGGTAAGTCAACGCTTCTTCGCGCGCTCGCACGGCTGCTGCCCGGCGCCACCGGTGAGCTGTCGCTCGATGGCGTGCGCGCCGATCAGATGACGCCCGCAGCCTGGCGGCTTCAGGTTGCGCTCGTGCCGCAGGTTCCGGCTCTGCTCTACGGCGACGTCGCAAGCAACCTGCTGCTTCCGTGGACGCTGCGTGCGCGCCACGCGGGCGAGCGGCCCGCGAACGCGGGCCTGCGCGAAGCGCTCGACGCGGTCGGTCTGGCCGACATCGCGCTCGATCGGGACTCCTCACGCCTCTCGGTCGGCCAGGCCGCCCGCGTCGCGCTCGCCCGCGTGGCGCTGACGAGCCCGCGGGTGCTGCTGCTCGACGAGCCCGACGCCGCGCTCGACGATGCATCGACCGAGGCTGTCACAGCGCTCACGCGCGCGTTCGTCGAGCGCGGCGGTGCGGTCGTACGGGTGCGCCACCACCGCGCGGACGGGCTCGCGAATCGCAGGCTGCGGCTGTCAGGCGGCACGCTGTCGCTTGAGGCCGGTGATGGCGCGTGA